A single region of the Buteo buteo chromosome 18, bButBut1.hap1.1, whole genome shotgun sequence genome encodes:
- the EMSY gene encoding BRCA2-interacting transcriptional repressor EMSY isoform X7, with translation MPVVWPTLLDLSRDECKRILRKLELEAYAGVISALRAQGDLTKEKKDLLGELSKVLSISTERHRAEVRRAVNDERLTTIAHNMSGPNSSSEWSIEGRRLVPLMPRLVPQTAFTVTANAVANAAVQHNASLPVPAETGNKEVVVCYSYTSTTSTPTSTPVPSGSVATVKSPRPASPASNVVVLPSGSTVYVKSVSCSDDDEKPRKRRRTNSSSSSPVLLKEVPKAVTPVTKTITVPVSGSPKMSNIMQSIANSLPPHMSPVKITFTKPSTQTTNTTTQKVIIVTTSPSSTFVPNILSKSHNYAAVTKLVPTSVIASTTQKQPVVITASQSSLVSSSSSSSSCSTPSCTANTIAVTAVVSSTPSVVMSTVAQGVSTSAIKVASTRLPSPKGLVGNPTQILAQFPKQHQQSPKQQLHQIQQAQPQQPQQQQQQQQQQQQQLVQSSVAQQQPQQSQLPPGIKPTIQIKQESGTQATYTRPTVSPSIGARMTGTPGAATYVKTTSGSIITVVPKSLATLGGKIISSNIVSGTTTKITTIPMTSKPNVIVVQKTTGKGTTIQGLPGKNVVTTLLNAGGEKTIQAVPAGAKPAIITATRPITKMIVTQPKGIGSTVQPATKIIPTKIVYGQQGKTQVLIKPKPVTFQATVVSEQTRQLVTETLQQASRVAETGNSSLPEVKEEPQTYTDSSSSSTESSQSSQDSQPVVHVIASRSQDWSEHEIAVDTSPTIIYQDVSSESQSATSTIKALLELQQTTAVKEKLESKPRQPTIDLSQMAVPIQMTQEKRHSPESPSIAVVESELVAEYITTDSGRQHCIGSHSEEYLHNHIVSHRSQPHQQSSQPQRTLLQHVAQSQTATQTSVVVKSIPASSTGAITHIMQQALSSHTAFTKHSEQLGTEEGEVEEMDTLDPQTGLFYRSALTQSQAQKQQKLSQPQLEQTQLQVKTLQCFQTKQKQTIHLQADQIQHKLPQMPQLSIRHQKLTPLQQEQAQTKPDAQHPPHHMMAKERQLPTLVAQPQQTVVQVLAVKTTQQLPKLQQAPTAQKIYVQPQPPQSQMQLPASSEKQPASQVQHPIITQGSTVTKITFEGRQPPSVSKVAGGSSVPKLALPVTSLFPMQASAKTAVADILRVSMVEAQIDTNLEHTIADPPNKAMSTSKLASEAASSPCTQVPRVTAVGMTATSIPQQQTCTESSSSPPAVGPTLTERKLDAQGIPTTNQFIHIQNISQKKAEESSSEIVIQTIPHYSIPCHSSSNVVVEPSGLLELNNFTSQRLDDEETAVEQDVDSSTEDGTEPSPSRSSAEQS, from the exons tatttcaACGGAGCGACATCGTGCTGAAGTTCGGAGAGCAGTAAATGATGAACGACTAACGACTATTGCACACAA TATGTCTGGACCAAATAGCTCTTCCGAATGGTCTATAGAAGGTCGTCGACTGGTGCCACTGATGCCACGGCTTGTTCCACAAACAGCTTTTACTGTTACCGCTAATGCTGTTGCCAATGCAGCTGTTCAGCACAACGCATCTCTTCCAGTTCCTGCAGAAACTGGAAACAAAGAAG tgGTGGTTTGCTATTCCTACACAAGTACCACTTCAACCCCAACATCTACCCCTGTTCCAAGTGGCAGTGTAGCAACAGTGAAGTCCCCCAGACCCGCCAGTCCAGCCTCCAATGTAGTCGTCTTGCCAAGTGGAAGTACTGTTTACGTCAAAA GTGTCAGCTGCTCAGATGATGATGAAAAGCCCCGCAAAAGAAGGCGAACGAATTCTTCTAGTTCTTCCCCTGTTCTCCTGAAAGAAGTCCCGAAGGCAGTGACTCCTGTCACTAAAACTATCACAGTGCCTGTAAGTGGCAGCCCCAAGATGAGTAATATAATGCAGAGCATTGCCAACTCCTTACCACCACACATGTCGCCTGTGAAAATAACCTTCACTAAGCCCTCAACACAGACAACAAACACGACAACACAGAAG gtgATAATAGTAACCACCTCTCCAAGCTCAACTTTTGTACCCAACATCCTTTCAAAGTCCCACAACTATGCAGCAGTTACGAAACTTGTCCCAACATCAGTCATTGCCTCAACTACTCAAAAGCAACCAGTGGTTATAACTGCTTCTCAGTCCTCTTTGgtcagtagcagcagcagcagcagtagctgTTCTACTCCCTCCTGTACTGCAAATACTATTGCTGTGACTGCTGTAGTATCATCAACACCGTCAGTGGTTATGTCAACAGTAGCACAAG GTGTGTCTACATCGGCAATTAAAGTTGCCTCTACCAGACTACCTTCCCCAAAAGGTTTGGTTGGGAACCCAACTCAGATCTTAGCACAGTTTCCCAAACAGCATCAGCAGTCCCCTAAACAGCAGCTGCACCAAATACAACAGGCCCAGCCACAGCAACcgcaacagcagcagcagcagcaacaacaacagcagcagcagctggtgcagTCTTCTGTAGCTCAACAGCAGCCACAGCAATCTCAGTTGCCACCTGGCATCAAGCCCACCATTCAGATCAAACAGGAATCAG gaaCTCAAGCAACATACACACGGCCAACGGTTAGCCCCTCTATAGGGGCTCGGATGACTGGAACTCCAGGGGCTGCTACTTATGTGAAAACTACAAGTGGTAGCATCATTACCGTAGTACCAAAATCACTGGCTACGCTGGGAGGGAAGATTATCAGCAGTAATATTGTTTCTG GAACTACAACCAAAATCACTACAATTCCAATGACATCCAAACCCAATGTGATTGTTGTGCAAAAGACTACTGGAAAAGGAACTACAATTCAAGGGCTTCCAGGCAAAAATGTTGTCACAACGCTGTTGAATGCTGGG GGGGAGAAAACGATTCAGGCAGTGCCAGCAGGAGCAAAACCTGCTATCATCACTGCCACAAGACCCATCACAAAAATGATTGTTACGCAGCCAAAAGGAATAGGATCCACGGTCCAGCCAGCCACCAAAATCATCCCAACTAAAATTGTTTATGGTCAGCAAGGGAAAACGCAG GTTCTCATAAAACCAAAGCCAGTGACATTTCAAGCAACAGTTGTGAGTGAACAAACTAGGCAGTTGGTGACTGAAACGTTACAGCAGGCATCAAGGGTAGCAGAGACAGGAAACTCATCTCTCCCAGAAGTGAAAGAAGAACCACAAACCTACACCGATAGCAGCTCTTCTTCTACAGAGTCCTCCCAGAGCTCCCAAG ATTCTCAGCCTGTAGTCCATGTGATTGCTTCAAGAAGTCAAGATTGGTCAGAACATGAAATTGCTGTGGACACAAGCCCTACAATAATTTACCAGGATGTATCCAGTGAATCTCAGTCAGCTACTTCCACGATAAAAGCTTTGCTGGAACTTCAGCAGACAACAG CAGTGAAGGAAAAGTTAGAATCGAAGCCAAGGCAGCCTACCATTGACTTGAGCCAAATGGCTGTCCCAATCCAGATGACCCAAGAAAAGAGGCATTCTCCAGAAAGTCCTTCAATCGCTGTAGTAGAGTCGGAATTAGTTGCTGAATATATCACAACTG ACTCAGGAAGACAACACTGTATTGGTTCACATTCGGAAGAATATCTACACAACCATATAG TCAGTCATCggtcccagccccaccagcagTCATCTCAGCCCCAGAGGACTCTGCTGCAGCATGTGGCTCAGTCGCAGACAGCAACGCAGACTTCTGTTGTGGTGAAATCTATCCCCGCATCCTCTACAGGAGCAATTACCCATATCATGCAGCAG GCCTTAAGCAGTCACACTGCGTTTACCAAACACAGTGAACAACTTGGAACCGAGGAAGGAGAAGTGGAAGAGATGGACACCTTAGATCCTCAGACTGGCCTGTTTTACAGATCTGCCCTGACACAATCGCAGGCACAAAAACAGCAAAAACTGAGTCAGCCACAGCTGGAACAGACTCAACTGCAAGTGAAAACTCTGCAGTGTTTCCAGACTAAGCAGAAGCAGACAATCCACCTGCAGGCCGATCAAATCCAGCACAAACTCCCACAAATGCCCCAACTTTCTATAAGGCATCAAAAGCTAACCCCCCTGCAGCAAGAGCAAGCACAGACCAAACCAGATGCACAGCACCCCCCACACCACATGATGGCCAAAGAAAGGCAACTCCCTACCTTAGtggcacagccacagcaaaCTGTAGTACAGGTGCTTGCAGTAAAAACCACGCAGCAGCTGCCCAAACTGCAACAGGCACCAACGGCACAAAAAATCTACGTgcaaccccaacccccccagagTCAAATGCAGCTACCTGCCTCTTCAGAGAAACAGCCAGCAAGCCAG GTGCAGCATCCAATTATAACGCAAGGATCCACTGTTACAAAGATAACTTTTGAGGGGCGTCAGCCTCCTTCTGTTTCAAAGGTAGCAGGTGGCAGTTCTGTGCCCAAACTGGCATTGCCGGTTACCAGCCTATTTCCCATGCAGGCATCCGCGAAGACAGCAGTAGCAGATATTTTGAGAGTGTCTATGGTGGAAGCTCAGATTGATACAAACCTAGAACATACGATAGCGGATCCCCCAAACAAGGCCATGTCCACTAGTAAACTCGCTAGCGAAGCCGCGTCGTCACCTTGTACCCAGGTGCCGAGGGTGACTGCAGTAGGGATGACGGCAACTTCCATCCCCCAGCAACAGACATGTACAGAATCCAGTTCAAGTCCTCCTGCTGTTGGTCCTACTTTAACAGAGAGGAAACTCGATGCACAAGGAATACCTACAACAAACCAGTTTATACACATTCAGAATATATcacaaaagaaagctgaagagaGTTCATCAGAAATTGTTATCCAG actATCCCTCACTATTCCATCCCTTGTCACTCCAGCTCCAATGTGGTAGTGGAACCCAGCGGGCTCCTGGAGCTCAACAACTTCACCAGTCAGCGCCTCGATGATGAGGAGACGGCAGTGGAGCAAGATGTGGACAGTAGCACTGAGGACGGCACGGAGCCCAGCCCCTCTCGAAGTTCTGCTGAACAATCCTAA
- the EMSY gene encoding BRCA2-interacting transcriptional repressor EMSY isoform X3 gives MQEDPSQTGYKLEAYAGVISALRAQGDLTKEKKDLLGELSKVLSISTERHRAEVRRAVNDERLTTIAHNMSGPNSSSEWSIEGRRLVPLMPRLVPQTAFTVTANAVANAAVQHNASLPVPAETGNKEVVVCYSYTSTTSTPTSTPVPSGSVATVKSPRPASPASNVVVLPSGSTVYVKSVSCSDDDEKPRKRRRTNSSSSSPVLLKEVPKAVTPVTKTITVPVSGSPKMSNIMQSIANSLPPHMSPVKITFTKPSTQTTNTTTQKVIIVTTSPSSTFVPNILSKSHNYAAVTKLVPTSVIASTTQKQPVVITASQSSLVSSSSSSSSCSTPSCTANTIAVTAVVSSTPSVVMSTVAQGVSTSAIKVASTRLPSPKGLVGNPTQILAQFPKQHQQSPKQQLHQIQQAQPQQPQQQQQQQQQQQQQLVQSSVAQQQPQQSQLPPGIKPTIQIKQESGVKIITQQVQPSKILPKPVTATLPSSSNSPIMVVSSNGTIMTTKLVTTPTGTQATYTRPTVSPSIGARMTGTPGAATYVKTTSGSIITVVPKSLATLGGKIISSNIVSGTTTKITTIPMTSKPNVIVVQKTTGKGTTIQGLPGKNVVTTLLNAGGEKTIQAVPAGAKPAIITATRPITKMIVTQPKGIGSTVQPATKIIPTKIVYGQQGKTQVLIKPKPVTFQATVVSEQTRQLVTETLQQASRVAETGNSSLPEVKEEPQTYTDSSSSSTESSQSSQDSQPVVHVIASRSQDWSEHEIAVDTSPTIIYQDVSSESQSATSTIKALLELQQTTAVKEKLESKPRQPTIDLSQMAVPIQMTQEKRHSPESPSIAVVESELVAEYITTDSGRQHCIGSHSEEYLHNHIVSHRSQPHQQSSQPQRTLLQHVAQSQTATQTSVVVKSIPASSTGAITHIMQQALSSHTAFTKHSEQLGTEEGEVEEMDTLDPQTGLFYRSALTQSQAQKQQKLSQPQLEQTQLQVKTLQCFQTKQKQTIHLQADQIQHKLPQMPQLSIRHQKLTPLQQEQAQTKPDAQHPPHHMMAKERQLPTLVAQPQQTVVQVLAVKTTQQLPKLQQAPTAQKIYVQPQPPQSQMQLPASSEKQPASQVQHPIITQGSTVTKITFEGRQPPSVSKVAGGSSVPKLALPVTSLFPMQASAKTAVADILRVSMVEAQIDTNLEHTIADPPNKAMSTSKLASEAASSPCTQVPRVTAVGMTATSIPQQQTCTESSSSPPAVGPTLTERKLDAQGIPTTNQFIHIQNISQKKAEESSSEIVIQTIPHYSIPCHSSSNVVVEPSGLLELNNFTSQRLDDEETAVEQDVDSSTEDGTEPSPSRSSAEQS, from the exons tatttcaACGGAGCGACATCGTGCTGAAGTTCGGAGAGCAGTAAATGATGAACGACTAACGACTATTGCACACAA TATGTCTGGACCAAATAGCTCTTCCGAATGGTCTATAGAAGGTCGTCGACTGGTGCCACTGATGCCACGGCTTGTTCCACAAACAGCTTTTACTGTTACCGCTAATGCTGTTGCCAATGCAGCTGTTCAGCACAACGCATCTCTTCCAGTTCCTGCAGAAACTGGAAACAAAGAAG tgGTGGTTTGCTATTCCTACACAAGTACCACTTCAACCCCAACATCTACCCCTGTTCCAAGTGGCAGTGTAGCAACAGTGAAGTCCCCCAGACCCGCCAGTCCAGCCTCCAATGTAGTCGTCTTGCCAAGTGGAAGTACTGTTTACGTCAAAA GTGTCAGCTGCTCAGATGATGATGAAAAGCCCCGCAAAAGAAGGCGAACGAATTCTTCTAGTTCTTCCCCTGTTCTCCTGAAAGAAGTCCCGAAGGCAGTGACTCCTGTCACTAAAACTATCACAGTGCCTGTAAGTGGCAGCCCCAAGATGAGTAATATAATGCAGAGCATTGCCAACTCCTTACCACCACACATGTCGCCTGTGAAAATAACCTTCACTAAGCCCTCAACACAGACAACAAACACGACAACACAGAAG gtgATAATAGTAACCACCTCTCCAAGCTCAACTTTTGTACCCAACATCCTTTCAAAGTCCCACAACTATGCAGCAGTTACGAAACTTGTCCCAACATCAGTCATTGCCTCAACTACTCAAAAGCAACCAGTGGTTATAACTGCTTCTCAGTCCTCTTTGgtcagtagcagcagcagcagcagtagctgTTCTACTCCCTCCTGTACTGCAAATACTATTGCTGTGACTGCTGTAGTATCATCAACACCGTCAGTGGTTATGTCAACAGTAGCACAAG GTGTGTCTACATCGGCAATTAAAGTTGCCTCTACCAGACTACCTTCCCCAAAAGGTTTGGTTGGGAACCCAACTCAGATCTTAGCACAGTTTCCCAAACAGCATCAGCAGTCCCCTAAACAGCAGCTGCACCAAATACAACAGGCCCAGCCACAGCAACcgcaacagcagcagcagcagcaacaacaacagcagcagcagctggtgcagTCTTCTGTAGCTCAACAGCAGCCACAGCAATCTCAGTTGCCACCTGGCATCAAGCCCACCATTCAGATCAAACAGGAATCAG GTGTTAAAATAATCACTCAACAGGTGCAGCCCAGTAAAATCCTTCCCAAACCAGTTACAGCGACCTTGCCCAGCAGTAGCAATTCACCTATTATGGTGGTTAGCAGTAATGGGACTATCATGACAACTAAACTGGTCACTACTCCCACTG gaaCTCAAGCAACATACACACGGCCAACGGTTAGCCCCTCTATAGGGGCTCGGATGACTGGAACTCCAGGGGCTGCTACTTATGTGAAAACTACAAGTGGTAGCATCATTACCGTAGTACCAAAATCACTGGCTACGCTGGGAGGGAAGATTATCAGCAGTAATATTGTTTCTG GAACTACAACCAAAATCACTACAATTCCAATGACATCCAAACCCAATGTGATTGTTGTGCAAAAGACTACTGGAAAAGGAACTACAATTCAAGGGCTTCCAGGCAAAAATGTTGTCACAACGCTGTTGAATGCTGGG GGGGAGAAAACGATTCAGGCAGTGCCAGCAGGAGCAAAACCTGCTATCATCACTGCCACAAGACCCATCACAAAAATGATTGTTACGCAGCCAAAAGGAATAGGATCCACGGTCCAGCCAGCCACCAAAATCATCCCAACTAAAATTGTTTATGGTCAGCAAGGGAAAACGCAG GTTCTCATAAAACCAAAGCCAGTGACATTTCAAGCAACAGTTGTGAGTGAACAAACTAGGCAGTTGGTGACTGAAACGTTACAGCAGGCATCAAGGGTAGCAGAGACAGGAAACTCATCTCTCCCAGAAGTGAAAGAAGAACCACAAACCTACACCGATAGCAGCTCTTCTTCTACAGAGTCCTCCCAGAGCTCCCAAG ATTCTCAGCCTGTAGTCCATGTGATTGCTTCAAGAAGTCAAGATTGGTCAGAACATGAAATTGCTGTGGACACAAGCCCTACAATAATTTACCAGGATGTATCCAGTGAATCTCAGTCAGCTACTTCCACGATAAAAGCTTTGCTGGAACTTCAGCAGACAACAG CAGTGAAGGAAAAGTTAGAATCGAAGCCAAGGCAGCCTACCATTGACTTGAGCCAAATGGCTGTCCCAATCCAGATGACCCAAGAAAAGAGGCATTCTCCAGAAAGTCCTTCAATCGCTGTAGTAGAGTCGGAATTAGTTGCTGAATATATCACAACTG ACTCAGGAAGACAACACTGTATTGGTTCACATTCGGAAGAATATCTACACAACCATATAG TCAGTCATCggtcccagccccaccagcagTCATCTCAGCCCCAGAGGACTCTGCTGCAGCATGTGGCTCAGTCGCAGACAGCAACGCAGACTTCTGTTGTGGTGAAATCTATCCCCGCATCCTCTACAGGAGCAATTACCCATATCATGCAGCAG GCCTTAAGCAGTCACACTGCGTTTACCAAACACAGTGAACAACTTGGAACCGAGGAAGGAGAAGTGGAAGAGATGGACACCTTAGATCCTCAGACTGGCCTGTTTTACAGATCTGCCCTGACACAATCGCAGGCACAAAAACAGCAAAAACTGAGTCAGCCACAGCTGGAACAGACTCAACTGCAAGTGAAAACTCTGCAGTGTTTCCAGACTAAGCAGAAGCAGACAATCCACCTGCAGGCCGATCAAATCCAGCACAAACTCCCACAAATGCCCCAACTTTCTATAAGGCATCAAAAGCTAACCCCCCTGCAGCAAGAGCAAGCACAGACCAAACCAGATGCACAGCACCCCCCACACCACATGATGGCCAAAGAAAGGCAACTCCCTACCTTAGtggcacagccacagcaaaCTGTAGTACAGGTGCTTGCAGTAAAAACCACGCAGCAGCTGCCCAAACTGCAACAGGCACCAACGGCACAAAAAATCTACGTgcaaccccaacccccccagagTCAAATGCAGCTACCTGCCTCTTCAGAGAAACAGCCAGCAAGCCAG GTGCAGCATCCAATTATAACGCAAGGATCCACTGTTACAAAGATAACTTTTGAGGGGCGTCAGCCTCCTTCTGTTTCAAAGGTAGCAGGTGGCAGTTCTGTGCCCAAACTGGCATTGCCGGTTACCAGCCTATTTCCCATGCAGGCATCCGCGAAGACAGCAGTAGCAGATATTTTGAGAGTGTCTATGGTGGAAGCTCAGATTGATACAAACCTAGAACATACGATAGCGGATCCCCCAAACAAGGCCATGTCCACTAGTAAACTCGCTAGCGAAGCCGCGTCGTCACCTTGTACCCAGGTGCCGAGGGTGACTGCAGTAGGGATGACGGCAACTTCCATCCCCCAGCAACAGACATGTACAGAATCCAGTTCAAGTCCTCCTGCTGTTGGTCCTACTTTAACAGAGAGGAAACTCGATGCACAAGGAATACCTACAACAAACCAGTTTATACACATTCAGAATATATcacaaaagaaagctgaagagaGTTCATCAGAAATTGTTATCCAG actATCCCTCACTATTCCATCCCTTGTCACTCCAGCTCCAATGTGGTAGTGGAACCCAGCGGGCTCCTGGAGCTCAACAACTTCACCAGTCAGCGCCTCGATGATGAGGAGACGGCAGTGGAGCAAGATGTGGACAGTAGCACTGAGGACGGCACGGAGCCCAGCCCCTCTCGAAGTTCTGCTGAACAATCCTAA
- the EMSY gene encoding BRCA2-interacting transcriptional repressor EMSY isoform X10 — protein MPVVWPTLLDLSRDECKRILRKLELEAYAGVISALRAQGDLTKEKKDLLGELSKVLSISTERHRAEVRRAVNDERLTTIAHNMSGPNSSSEWSIEGRRLVPLMPRLVPQTAFTVTANAVANAAVQHNASLPVPAETGNKEVVVCYSYTSTTSTPTSTPVPSGSVATVKSPRPASPASNVVVLPSGSTVYVKSVSCSDDDEKPRKRRRTNSSSSSPVLLKEVPKAVTPVTKTITVPVSGSPKMSNIMQSIANSLPPHMSPVKITFTKPSTQTTNTTTQKVIIVTTSPSSTFVPNILSKSHNYAAVTKLVPTSVIASTTQKQPVVITASQSSLVSSSSSSSSCSTPSCTANTIAVTAVVSSTPSVVMSTVAQGVSTSAIKVASTRLPSPKGLVGNPTQILAQFPKQHQQSPKQQLHQIQQAQPQQPQQQQQQQQQQQQQLVQSSVAQQQPQQSQLPPGIKPTIQIKQESGVKIITQQVQPSKILPKPVTATLPSSSNSPIMVVSSNGTIMTTKLVTTPTGTQATYTRPTVSPSIGARMTGTPGAATYVKTTSGSIITVVPKSLATLGGKIISSNIVSGTTTKITTIPMTSKPNVIVVQKTTGKGTTIQGLPGKNVVTTLLNAGGEKTIQAVPAGAKPAIITATRPITKMIVTQPKGIGSTVQPATKIIPTKIVYGQQGKTQVLIKPKPVTFQATVVSEQTRQLVTETLQQASRVAETGNSSLPEVKEEPQTYTDSSSSSTESSQSSQDSQPVVHVIASRSQDWSEHEIAVDTSPTIIYQDVSSESQSATSTIKALLELQQTTAVKEKLESKPRQPTIDLSQMAVPIQMTQEKRHSPESPSIAVVESELVAEYITTDSGRQHCIGSHSEEYLHNHIVSHRSQPHQQSSQPQRTLLQHVAQSQTATQTSVVVKSIPASSTGAITHIMQQALSSHTAFTKHSEQLGTEEGEVEEMDTLDPQTGLFYRSALTQSQAQKQQKLSQPQLEQTQLQVKTLQCFQTKQKQTIHLQADQIQHKLPQMPQLSIRHQKLTPLQQEQAQTKPDAQHPPHHMMAKERQLPTLVAQPQQTVVQVLAVKTTQQLPKLQQAPTAQKIYVQPQPPQSQMQLPASSEKQPASQTIPHYSIPCHSSSNVVVEPSGLLELNNFTSQRLDDEETAVEQDVDSSTEDGTEPSPSRSSAEQS, from the exons tatttcaACGGAGCGACATCGTGCTGAAGTTCGGAGAGCAGTAAATGATGAACGACTAACGACTATTGCACACAA TATGTCTGGACCAAATAGCTCTTCCGAATGGTCTATAGAAGGTCGTCGACTGGTGCCACTGATGCCACGGCTTGTTCCACAAACAGCTTTTACTGTTACCGCTAATGCTGTTGCCAATGCAGCTGTTCAGCACAACGCATCTCTTCCAGTTCCTGCAGAAACTGGAAACAAAGAAG tgGTGGTTTGCTATTCCTACACAAGTACCACTTCAACCCCAACATCTACCCCTGTTCCAAGTGGCAGTGTAGCAACAGTGAAGTCCCCCAGACCCGCCAGTCCAGCCTCCAATGTAGTCGTCTTGCCAAGTGGAAGTACTGTTTACGTCAAAA GTGTCAGCTGCTCAGATGATGATGAAAAGCCCCGCAAAAGAAGGCGAACGAATTCTTCTAGTTCTTCCCCTGTTCTCCTGAAAGAAGTCCCGAAGGCAGTGACTCCTGTCACTAAAACTATCACAGTGCCTGTAAGTGGCAGCCCCAAGATGAGTAATATAATGCAGAGCATTGCCAACTCCTTACCACCACACATGTCGCCTGTGAAAATAACCTTCACTAAGCCCTCAACACAGACAACAAACACGACAACACAGAAG gtgATAATAGTAACCACCTCTCCAAGCTCAACTTTTGTACCCAACATCCTTTCAAAGTCCCACAACTATGCAGCAGTTACGAAACTTGTCCCAACATCAGTCATTGCCTCAACTACTCAAAAGCAACCAGTGGTTATAACTGCTTCTCAGTCCTCTTTGgtcagtagcagcagcagcagcagtagctgTTCTACTCCCTCCTGTACTGCAAATACTATTGCTGTGACTGCTGTAGTATCATCAACACCGTCAGTGGTTATGTCAACAGTAGCACAAG GTGTGTCTACATCGGCAATTAAAGTTGCCTCTACCAGACTACCTTCCCCAAAAGGTTTGGTTGGGAACCCAACTCAGATCTTAGCACAGTTTCCCAAACAGCATCAGCAGTCCCCTAAACAGCAGCTGCACCAAATACAACAGGCCCAGCCACAGCAACcgcaacagcagcagcagcagcaacaacaacagcagcagcagctggtgcagTCTTCTGTAGCTCAACAGCAGCCACAGCAATCTCAGTTGCCACCTGGCATCAAGCCCACCATTCAGATCAAACAGGAATCAG GTGTTAAAATAATCACTCAACAGGTGCAGCCCAGTAAAATCCTTCCCAAACCAGTTACAGCGACCTTGCCCAGCAGTAGCAATTCACCTATTATGGTGGTTAGCAGTAATGGGACTATCATGACAACTAAACTGGTCACTACTCCCACTG gaaCTCAAGCAACATACACACGGCCAACGGTTAGCCCCTCTATAGGGGCTCGGATGACTGGAACTCCAGGGGCTGCTACTTATGTGAAAACTACAAGTGGTAGCATCATTACCGTAGTACCAAAATCACTGGCTACGCTGGGAGGGAAGATTATCAGCAGTAATATTGTTTCTG GAACTACAACCAAAATCACTACAATTCCAATGACATCCAAACCCAATGTGATTGTTGTGCAAAAGACTACTGGAAAAGGAACTACAATTCAAGGGCTTCCAGGCAAAAATGTTGTCACAACGCTGTTGAATGCTGGG GGGGAGAAAACGATTCAGGCAGTGCCAGCAGGAGCAAAACCTGCTATCATCACTGCCACAAGACCCATCACAAAAATGATTGTTACGCAGCCAAAAGGAATAGGATCCACGGTCCAGCCAGCCACCAAAATCATCCCAACTAAAATTGTTTATGGTCAGCAAGGGAAAACGCAG GTTCTCATAAAACCAAAGCCAGTGACATTTCAAGCAACAGTTGTGAGTGAACAAACTAGGCAGTTGGTGACTGAAACGTTACAGCAGGCATCAAGGGTAGCAGAGACAGGAAACTCATCTCTCCCAGAAGTGAAAGAAGAACCACAAACCTACACCGATAGCAGCTCTTCTTCTACAGAGTCCTCCCAGAGCTCCCAAG ATTCTCAGCCTGTAGTCCATGTGATTGCTTCAAGAAGTCAAGATTGGTCAGAACATGAAATTGCTGTGGACACAAGCCCTACAATAATTTACCAGGATGTATCCAGTGAATCTCAGTCAGCTACTTCCACGATAAAAGCTTTGCTGGAACTTCAGCAGACAACAG CAGTGAAGGAAAAGTTAGAATCGAAGCCAAGGCAGCCTACCATTGACTTGAGCCAAATGGCTGTCCCAATCCAGATGACCCAAGAAAAGAGGCATTCTCCAGAAAGTCCTTCAATCGCTGTAGTAGAGTCGGAATTAGTTGCTGAATATATCACAACTG ACTCAGGAAGACAACACTGTATTGGTTCACATTCGGAAGAATATCTACACAACCATATAG TCAGTCATCggtcccagccccaccagcagTCATCTCAGCCCCAGAGGACTCTGCTGCAGCATGTGGCTCAGTCGCAGACAGCAACGCAGACTTCTGTTGTGGTGAAATCTATCCCCGCATCCTCTACAGGAGCAATTACCCATATCATGCAGCAG GCCTTAAGCAGTCACACTGCGTTTACCAAACACAGTGAACAACTTGGAACCGAGGAAGGAGAAGTGGAAGAGATGGACACCTTAGATCCTCAGACTGGCCTGTTTTACAGATCTGCCCTGACACAATCGCAGGCACAAAAACAGCAAAAACTGAGTCAGCCACAGCTGGAACAGACTCAACTGCAAGTGAAAACTCTGCAGTGTTTCCAGACTAAGCAGAAGCAGACAATCCACCTGCAGGCCGATCAAATCCAGCACAAACTCCCACAAATGCCCCAACTTTCTATAAGGCATCAAAAGCTAACCCCCCTGCAGCAAGAGCAAGCACAGACCAAACCAGATGCACAGCACCCCCCACACCACATGATGGCCAAAGAAAGGCAACTCCCTACCTTAGtggcacagccacagcaaaCTGTAGTACAGGTGCTTGCAGTAAAAACCACGCAGCAGCTGCCCAAACTGCAACAGGCACCAACGGCACAAAAAATCTACGTgcaaccccaacccccccagagTCAAATGCAGCTACCTGCCTCTTCAGAGAAACAGCCAGCAAGCCAG actATCCCTCACTATTCCATCCCTTGTCACTCCAGCTCCAATGTGGTAGTGGAACCCAGCGGGCTCCTGGAGCTCAACAACTTCACCAGTCAGCGCCTCGATGATGAGGAGACGGCAGTGGAGCAAGATGTGGACAGTAGCACTGAGGACGGCACGGAGCCCAGCCCCTCTCGAAGTTCTGCTGAACAATCCTAA